In the Oncorhynchus keta strain PuntledgeMale-10-30-2019 chromosome 32, Oket_V2, whole genome shotgun sequence genome, CTTTATTTAGGTGATTGTTAGGTCTCAAAGATTAGGGTTTAGGTGGTGAATATTGAAGAAttatggagaaaaaaaacatttgtagaAGGATATTAACAGTAATTTCTGGTGACTTTTCAAATGACCTTCTACTCCAAAATTTGTGAAAATAAAATGATGTTGACACCATCTAAAACAGAGAGCACTTACTCTTTTACCAGAGCCGATGCATGGCCCATATTATCAGGCAGGTGTGCTATTAGCAATAAGCATTACCATCTTTAGCCCAACTGATGTAACATAACATTGTGTACAGTGCATTGATGGATGTATAAAATGAATGCATGTGACAAAATGAAAATAGGAACATTTATTAAGCTGTATTGACACAAAGCGTACAAAAGCAGACAATTTATAGCTTGAAACTCTATGTCAACAGTCCTATCTTTGTCTGTCCCTGTCTTTGTTTCTCTATCCCtgtctggggtggcaggtagcctagtggttagagcgttggaccagtaactgaaaggttgctggatagaatccccgagctgacaaggtacaaatctgttgttccgagcaaggcagttaacccactgttctccaaGTGCCgcggatgttgattaaggcagccccccgcacctctctgattcagtggggttgggttaaattattattattattaaatgcaAAAgccacatttcagttgtacaaatgactaggtatcctcctttctctgtccctgcctcAGTTGTTGTTGTCATTGACTTGAATAGCAGATGTCACACCTCACTCTTCTTTTTTTGTTGGCCACCTCCTCCTGCGATGGCCCATCTACTGCCACCCtgaaacatacagttgaagtcggaagtttacatacactttagccaaaaacatttaaactcaatttttcacaattcctgacatttaatcctagtaaaaagtccctgtctcagttaggatcaccaatatAATTTAAGAATGCTTttatgtctttcatcacattcccagtgggtcagaagtttacatacgttcaattagtatttggtagcattacctttaaattgtttaacttgggtcaaacatttcgggtagccttccacaagcttcccacaataaattgggtgaattttggcccattcctcctgacagagctggtgtaactgagtcaggtttgtaaggtctccttgctcgaacacgctttttttcagttctgcccacaatttttctatgagattgaggtcagggctttgtgatggccactccaataccttgactttgttgtcctttaagccattttgccacaactttatgaagtatgcttggggtcattgtccatttggaagacccatttgtgatcaagctttaacttcctgactgatgtcttgagatgttgcttcaatatatccacatgatataatatatatcaaatcaaatcaaatcaaatgttatttgtcacatacacatggttagcagatgttaatgcgagtgtagcgaaatgcttgtgcttctagttccgacaatgcagtcataaccaacaagtaatctaactaacaattccaaaactactgtcttatacacagtgtaaggggataaggaatatgtacataaggatatatgaatgagtgatggtacagagcagcatacagtagatggtatcgagtacagtatatacatatgagatgagtgtgtagacaaagtaaacaaagtggcatagttaaagtggctagtgatacatgtattacataaggatgcagtcgatgatgtagagtacagtatatacgtatgcatatgagatgaataatgtagggtaagtaacattatataaggtagcattgtttaaagtggctagtgatatatttacataatttcccatcaattcccattattaaagtggctggagttgggtcagtgtcaatgtcagtgtgttggcagcagccactcaatgttagtggtggctgtttaacagtctgatggccttgagatagaagctgtttttcagtctctcggtcccagctttgatgcacctgtactgacctcgccttctggatgatagcggggtgaacaggcagtggctcgggtggttgatgtccttgatgatctttatggccttcctgtaacatcgggtgatgtaggtgtcctggagggcaggtagtttgcccccggtgacgcgttgtgcagacctcgctaccctctggagagccttacggttgagggcggagcagttgccgtaccaggcggtgatacagcccgccaggatgctctcgattgtgcatctgtagaagtttgtgagtgcttttggtgacaagccaaatttcttcagcctcctgaggttgaagaggcgctgctgcaccttcttcacgacgctgtctgtgtgagtggaccaattcagtttgtctgtgatgtgtatgccgaggaacttaaaacttgctaccctctccactactgttccctcgatgtggataggggggtgttccctctgctgtttcctgaagtccaaaatcatctccttagttttgttgacgttgagtgtgaggttatattcctgacaccacactccgagggccctcacctcctccctttaggccgtctcgtcgttgttggtaatcaagcctaccactgttgtgtcgtccacaaacttgatgattgagttggaggcgtgcgtggccacgcagtcgtgggtgaacagggagtacaggagagggctcagaacgcacccttgtggggccccgtgttgaggatcagcggggaggagatgttgttgcctaccctcaccacctgggggcggcccgtcaggaagtccagtacccagttgcacagggcggggtcgagacccaggggctcgagcttgatgacgagcttggagggtactatggtgttgaatgccgagctgtagtcgatgaacagcattctcacatagttattcctcttgtccagatgggttagggcagtgtgcagtgtggttgagattgcatcgtctgtggacctatttgggcggtaagcaaattggagtgggtctagggtgtcaggtagggtggaggtgatatggtccttgactagtctctcaaagcacttcatgatgacggaagtgagtgctacgggcggtagtcgtttagctcagttaccttagctttcttgggaacaggaacaatggtggccctcttgaagcatgtgggaacagcagactggtatagggattgattgaatatgtccgtaaacacaccggccagctggtctgcgcatgctctgagggcgcggctggggatgccgtctgggcctgcagccttgcgagggttaacacgtttaaatgtcttactcacctcggctgcagtgaaggagagaccgcatgttttcgttgcaggcactgtattgtcctcaaagcgggcaaaaaagttatttagtctgcctgggagcaagacatcctggtccgtgactgggctgggtttcttcttgtagtccatgattgactgtagaccctgccacatgcctcttgtgtctgagccgttgaattgagattctactttgtctctgtactgacgcttagcttgtttgatagccttgcggagggaatagctgcactgtttgtattcggtcatgttaccagacaccttgccctgattaaaagcagtggttcgcgctttcagtttcacgcgaatgctgccatcaatccacggtttctggttagggaatgtttttatcgttgctatgggaacgacatcttcaacgcacgttctaatgaacttgcacaccgaatcagcgtattcgtcaatattgttatctgacgcaatacgaaacatgtcccagtccacgtgatggaagcagtcttggagtgtggagtcagcttggtcggaccagcgttggacagacctcagcgtgggagcctcttgtttaagtttctgtctgtaggcagggatcaacaaaatggagtcgtggtcagcttttcagaaagggggggcggggcagggccttatatgcgtcgcggaagttagagtaacaatgatccaaggttttaccacccctggttgcgcaatcgatatgctgataaaatttagggagtcttgttttcagattagctttgttaaaatccccagctacaatgaatgcagcctccggataaatggtttccagtttgcaaagagttaaataaagtttgttcagagccatcgatgtgtctgcttggggggggggatatatacagctgtaattataatcgaagagaattctcttggtagataatgcggtctacatttgattgtgaggaattctaaatcaggtgaacagaaggatttgagttcctgtatgtttctttcatcacaccatgtctcgttagtcatgaggcatacgcccccgccactcttcttaccagaaagatgtttgtttctgtcggcgcgatgcatggagaaacccgttggctgcaccgccccggatagcgtctctccagtgagccatgtttccgtgaagcagagaacgttacagtctctgatgtccctctggaatgctacccttgctcggatttcatcaaccttgttgtcaagagactggacattggcaagaagaatgctagggagtggtgcacgatgtgcccgtgtccggagtctgaccagaagaccgctacgtttccctcttttacgaagtcgttttttggggtcgctgcgtggaatcaattccgttgacctgtttgtaaggcagaacacaggatccgcgtcgcggaaaaaaaatattcttggtcgtactgatggtgagttgacgctgatcttatattcagtagttcttctcgactgtatgtaatgaaacctaagatgacctggggtactagtgtaagaaataacacgtaaaaaaaacaaaaaactgcatagtttcctaggaacgcgaagcgaggcggccatctctgtcggcgccggaagttaagctcatgggaccaacactttacatgttgctttaaAAACAAATGTTCAGTGTTATTAGAGGAGAAGATGGCTCATTAATTATACAGACAAAAACaatgtgtgtttaaaaaaaaggaGACTTCATGAATCATTACTACAATATGGAAAAAATGATTCAATCAAACTAGCAAGTATAATTGAAACTGAAAAGTGTGATGACATTATCTTTCATTAATGGCACTTGATGTTGTATACACATTCCCAATACAAATATTTAATACTATCTGATTTTTCCAAATGCACATATATGGTTATTCGTTACAAGGGTTCACAATTATTATCAAATggtcaaattatgaaagacatgCGAGGGAAAACAATGCCAACAATTGAATAATGCAGAGTCCATAAGTGACATATGCTCATATTATTGAACAGGAAGGGGGTCTCCCCTTCTGCAGTCCGtttaggtacacacacacatacttcacATACACCACCCACAACATTCATGTTGTCCCGAATGCCACTCTGGGCTCCTGTGGGTGGAACAGGCTTTGGTTTGTTAACCGTCTGTGTGAGATCGCATGTCCCCTTcttattggagagagagagagatccccaTGGTGGCCGGAGATGGCACAGCATGGGACGGGATCGCTGCATCCCCCCTCTACTACCTCCCCCACCATCCTCCCAACCTTTAATGTGTCTCTCATCACTCTGTTGACATGCCAGCACTTTCGCCATGTCCATGGTAATGGCTCATTCATGTTTACCTCCTTGTGAAAACATTCCCTGATCTATCCTTTCCCTTTTCTCTTTCAAGACTGTCAAGGGAGTTGTGATTATATAACTTTATGACACATCTCTTGCCTTTGGTTTTGGTATCTTTACAGTAAATCTGTGTGGCATGCATGGAATTTTCAGTGGGATCATCATAGTGTTCAGATGATCATAGAAATCATTTTGAAATTGCAATCAGTTTAATTACTGTATGTGTGCGCCTAAGCGTGCGCCTAAATGTTGAAAGTGGATTGGCTCACAAAGTAAATTATCCCACTAAGGATGTATACTGAgctaaaatataaatgcaacatgtaaagtgttggtcccatttttcatgagctgaaataaaagataccgGAAatattccatacacacaaaatgcttatttctctctggtgctgaggagtatttctgtctgcaaTAAAACCCTTCTTTGGGGAAAAAtaatcattctgattggctgggcctggctccccagtgggtggacctggctcccaagtgggtgggcctatgccttcACAggccacccatggctgtgcccttGCCCAAtcttgaaatccatagattagagcctaatgaatgtatttcaattgactgatttccttctatgaaccgTAATtttgtaaaatatttgaaatttttgcatgttgcgtttatgtttttgttcagtatatatgtgTCAATGCGAGAAAAGGACGTCATATAAATGACAACACAGGCTACAACTCTGTCAAAGCACAATAGGCCTACAATACATATTTTATTTGATCAAAACTCGCCATAAATGGTTTGGATTATTAAGGTAGATGAGTGGAGCCCGAAACAAATTCAATATTTCTTTAAATTGGATTAAGAAAAGTGTTGTTATTGCCAGATCACCCTGTTTTATATCTACATCAAACGACAATTCATACTAAAAGTAGCGTTACAGTGAAAATGATCACTTTATGCAGCTATCTATTACTTTTGACTGCTCGATATTATCAGCATCAACTAGTATGGTACGTCTCCATAATCCTTTGCGTCTCGCAATAGTTGCCAGTCATTCTGCCGACGAGACGAATGTGAGTGTTGAATGGAGTCAAATAAGAATTCTACGTGGTTTATTTTGACTTGGCTTATTGATAGGTAAGTTTTTatattcattttttaaaacttgCACATTTGATTTCAGACAGTATGAAAGAGACAACAGCCAAGAGACGCGAGAAACCCAAGGACTCTAAGGCTGAGAAACAGAAGGATGCGGGCCCCGAGCCGCAGGATGTGGAGATGCCGGAGGAGGACTCTGCCACTGCAGAGAAGAAACCCAAGGAACTTGATACCCTCACACTTGAAGGTAGCTAGCTAGGTGGTTACCTGCGGTTTAACACAAACACTGGAAAGGATACATTCCAACTCGATGTCAGATACGGAATGTTGCAACTGCTTCGGGTTTTTGCTACCTAGCTAACGTCACTGTACCGAATGTTAGTTAGCAAGCTGCTGTTAGTCTATGTAGCTAGCTTGCCTGTTTTAATTGGCAATACTTTGAAGTGTAACTGTCGTTAGAGAATGTAGTTAGCTGACCTAGTTAGCCTGTTACTATATGTTTTGACGTTGGTCTGACTTTAAATTCACTCGCTATATTAGTAACAAGctaggtagctaacgttagctagctagctatctgggTGCCTAACAACGAAATCCCCTAGtcatagctagccagctagctagttagtcAGTTTGCTAGCAATGTTAACTTCACTGTGTGTCAGTTGGAAATCACTTTTACTGCCGTAACCTGTCAAAGCAGTACTTTTATAGTTTTGTGTATCCAATTGTAGCTACCTAGCTTGACAGGTCATTGTATttacaaatcttttcagttttgAATTGAGTGAAAGAACTGACATTAGCTGtcagattgttttttttttttaatcattctTCCATAAGTCTCTCCTTATGACCTTACTCCTCCAACTCCCGTTGCAGACATCAAGGAGCATGTGAAGCAGATAGAGAAGGCTGTGTCAGGCAAGGAGCCTCGCTTTGTGCTGAGGGCCCTGCGCGCCCTACCCTCCACCAGCCGCCGCCTCAACCCCAACGTGCTGCACAAGGCTGTGTCTGGCTTCTACACCTCCAACGCCGCTGGCAAAGAGTTCCTACTAAGCTTCCTAGAGGAGGTATGATGAGTGCAGATAGAAAAGACtggtactactattactacttctattgctgagaaaccttgactatGAACTATTACTTATTGCCCACTTGACTCCTTTGGTCCCTTTCTGTCCGCTTCTGTCTTTCCTTTTCCCTCCTCTAcccacaccctctcccctccatggatgtcataaggtgaatgcaccaatttgtaagtcgctctggataagagcgtctgctaaatgacttaaatgtaaatgtaaatctcttGCATCCATCCAGCCCATGGATACTGAGGGAGATGTCCAGTTCAGGCCCCGTACAGGGAAGGCAGCTGCCACCCCCCTGATCCCTGAGGCGGAGGCCTACCTGCAGCTGCTCCTGCTGGTTTATCTCACCAACAACAAACGCTACACAGAGGTGGGCTGACGGGAgttcacacactctctgtctatcGCAtgcctctgtctctcgctctcatgCATGCACAGTACATATTTATGTTGGATTGAGCTCTGAATTCTCTTTGGTATATACAATGCTCACCACACAGTAGTCCTTAGAAAGAAATGTCTGGATTAATTCCCGACTGCCTGTCTTGGTTGTTAGCttctcacttttctctctgtAGGCCCAGAAAGTGTCAGATGAGCTCTTGCAGAAGATCGGACCTCAGAACCGGCGTGCTCTGGACCTGGTGGCCGCTAAGTGTTACTACTACCATTCCCGCGTCTATGAGTTCCTCAACCAGCTGGACACTGTGCGTAGGTAAGCCCACCAACACTTTCACTGACTGTTTATGTTTTTTCTGACTTAAACACATAGTGGGGAAAGATGGAGGTTGTCTCAGAAGGCAGTTGGCCAGTTTGAACCTATGCAGGTTCAAATGTAATGCCTTCGATCGATTTTGAACTAAAAACCCTTCTCTCTCAGTTTCCTGCACACGCGCCTGAGGACGGCCACCTTGCGGCACGACGCCGACGGCCAGGCCACACTGCTCAACCTGCTGCTGAGGAACTACCTGCAGTACAACCTGTACGACCAGGCTGAGAAGCTGGTGTCCAAGTCAGTCTTCCCTGAGCTGGCCAACAACAATGAGTGGGCCCGCTACCTCTACTACACAGGTGAGAGGGACTGGGACGGAGAGGGACTGGGACGGAGAGGGACTGGGACGGAGCCCTAAGCATACCAATTTCTGTTGACATAAGGCGTCACCCGTTATAAaactgtatacattttactagtaAGACATCAGAAGTTTAATTAGTTTAATCACATTCAATTGAATTATGTTTATCGGGCCTCTACAGGTTTTCAAGTGACCATAAGAAACTGCCTCAGAATATGAATGAATTTGTAGTTGTGGCTTAGTTTGCTGCTTTTCCACTCTGATCATTCTCTCCTTCAACCCTCCAGGTCGTATCAAGGCCATCCAGCTAGAGTACACAGAGGCCAGGAGGACCCTGACCAACGCCCTGAGGAAGGCCCCCCAACACACAGCTGTGGGCTTCAAACAGACAGTTAGTACCCCCAGCATGTAGTTTTGTGTGCAATTATTACATTTTGCGCACACTTTTACGTTAGTCTTTtagcactcttatccagagcgacttacaggagcaattagggttaagaaccttgctcaagggcacatcaagagatttttcacctagtcgtcacagggatttgaaccagagaatatcttctctctatccctatcaGGTTCACAAGTTGCTGATTGTGGTGGAGTTGTTGCTTGGGGAGATACCAGACAGGCTGCAGTTCCGCCAGGCTCCTCTGAAGAGATCACTAGCGCCCTACTTCCTGCTCACCCAGGGTAAATTGCCGGCAAGCTGGGTCATGAGAATGAGTCTTAAGCGCGAGTAAGATGTGAACCCTGGTCTCTTTGTTCCCACACAGCTGTCAGGACGGGTAACCTGGCCAAGTTCAACCAGGCCCTGGATCAGTTTGGAGAGAAGTTCCAGGCAGACGGCACCTATACCTTGATCATCCGCCTGCGACACAATGTCATCAAGACAGGTCAGTGACCAGGGCTTTCACTTCGGGCTCTTCTTCCACATTCTCAGATGGCTTCCTCTTCTTTTTAACAGTTTTTGGTCATGGCTCTTCATTTTTAACATGTGAATGACTTGTTGATATTTAACACCatctctccctgtaggtgtgcGTATGATCAGCCTGTCATACTCACGCATATCCCTGGCAGACATCGCTCAGAAGCTCCAGCTGGACAGTCCAGAGGATGCTGAGTTCATAGTGGCCAAGGTAACATGATATAATACAGCCATAATCAGTTGGTGGACTGCGATCCGTGCCCAGATTGGGGTCAATATGGTCTAGGggtgcgtggatcagaaaaccagtcggtatctggtgtgaccaccatttgcctcgtgCAGCGTGTCAGATCTCCTTCACATAGGGTTGAtcgggctgttgattgtggaatgttttcccactcctcttcaatggctgtgtgaagttgctggatctTGACGGGAACAGaaacacgctgtcatacatgtCGATCtacagcatcccaaacatgctcaatgggtgacgtgTCTTGATTATGAAGCCCGAGGAAGAACTGggtcattttcagcttccaggaattgtgtacagattcttgcgacatggcattgtcatgatgaaacatgaggtgatggtggcacaTGAATGGCataacaatgggcctcaggatcttgtcacggtatctctgcattcaaattgccatcgataaaatccaattgtgttcgttgtccatagcttatgcctgcccacacCCCTCCGCCCCAtcgggcactctgttcacaacgctgaCATCAGCAAAGCGCTCGCCCACATGACTCCATACACGCCATCTACCCGTTAGTTCAAACCTGGATTCATTCATCAAGaccacacttctccagcgtgccagtggccatggAAGATGAGCAATTATCCACTGAAGTCTGTTAGGATGCTTATCTGCAggcaggtcaagaccctggtgaggatgacgtgcatgcagatgagcttccctgagactgtGTGTAGagattctttggttgtgcaaacccacagtttcatcagctgtccgggtggctggtctcggaCGATTGAGTAGGTGAAGAAGCCGAATGTGGAGGTCCTTGGGCTGGCATGGTtgcatgtggtctgcagttgtgcggccggttggacgtactgccaaattgtctTAAATGTCGGAGgtgacttatggtagagaaattaacattacagctctggtggacattcctgtagtcagcatgccaattgtacactCCCTTAACTTGACACATGTGGCTTtgtgcacctgtgcaatgatcatgctgtttaatcagcttcttgataatgCCACACCTGCCATGTGGCTggagaaatgctcaataacagggatgtaaatacatttgtgtgAAATAAGTTTTTTgtgcttatgaaacatgggaccttttcatttttgttcagtatgtgtatgtatatattgtaccTTAAGCTCATGATTTAACCCCACCGCCTGCTCTACATCAGCTCATACAAGGATTTCCTAAAGAGCATTAATAGGGAAGCACATCACTTGTGTGTAATGAATATGGAATTCTGTCAAATGTCCTAAGCCACCGGTGGCAAGGGTAAACTACCTCGGTCTCTTACTGATTTTCTTTCTCCcaacctcatccctctcttccagGCTATCCGTGATGGAGTGATTGAAGCCAGCATCAACCATGAGAAGGGCTATGTTCAGTCTAAAGAGACCATGGACATCTACGGTACCAGGGAGCCCCAGCTGGCCTTCCACCAGAGGATCTCCTTCTGCCTGGACATACACAACATGTCTGTCAAGGCCATGAGGTTTCCACCCAAGGCTTACAACAAGGACCTAGAATCAGCAGAGGTGTGTACCAACTTTTTACTAATCCTTGTATTAGCCCCTGAAATTGACTGTCGTGAGGGTTCTTTTGTAGGAGATAATATGAAATTGTTCTTTATATCTGTGCTGCTGAACTACCGGTATGCTATATTTTACTGTTATGACCACAAGGGGGCAGTGTTAACTAGCTTTGTAATGTTATATTTGGGACTAGAATTTCAGACTAAATGCTAACTGTCATTCTAAAATGTTAGTTATTTGCAAACTTAATCattttaaagatgcactatgcataAATCACTCCACCATTTTCTGGTTGCTaagtctaatagtttgcctaatttcagtttgagATTCATTGTACCATCAAACcactgaaatatattttccataaccaaaaatattatattttcagctgtttgaagctggtgtacaaaaccagatttaaaagacgcaaaaacaaaacttaagaatggGAGGCATAGTAATAGggcacatagaacagatataatgctttcaatgagaatgacagatctataacacattTCTGTGGGAATTTGGTCAGGtctcccaaaaagttacatactGCAGCTTTAGTGTGTGTTTGCATTTCAGGAGCGCAGAGAGCGGGAGCAACAGGACCTGGAGTTCGCCAAGGAGATGGCGGAAGATGACGATGACAGTTTCCCATGATCCTCTGAGAGGAACGAGTACAAGGATGCCTTATTGttttttccctttctctcccccctctattcttcctcctccctcttgtaATAGTTGTTTTGTTTATTTCTCTGCAGGCACAAGGCCATTTATAACATATGTATGTTAGCATTGTAACATACAATAAGAACACCTCTATTCAACCCTACCACTGGTCCTCGTTGTCCCTGTTTTTAGACTTTGCGTGTCACTGTCAACTTGCTGGGAGAGACATTTTGTGTATTATGTATTGAGTTTGAGGCCAGCACGCAAAACCAGTCTTTGTCAATTTTATCTAATTTGGGGAACACTCATTTGTACAGTGAATGTCTAGCAAATTAAGAAGCTTTTGGCACAGAGCAGCTTGTAAGTTTTTCTGTCAGGAATTTATGTTGGCTCCTTGGTTGTTATTTTTGCTGCGCAATTCAATATCTTGACAGCAGCCCTTTCTAAAATGCAGATATGGAAACTCATATTTCAAAATACCTTGAGGAAATCAATGAATTTGTTGTCCCTCTTTAGGACTGTGCCATTGAGCTCAACTAATTAGATTTGTCTCTGCCTCCTTATTCACGGCTCCTGTTCCTTCCTCTGATTTCTTCATTTAGCTCCCTCTTCCTCCTGCCTCATAGGGTGCATCCTAATTATCTCTTTTGTTCCATTAGCTTCATGTATTTTAAAAGAAGTGACTGGTAtaatagtgcattcggaaagtattcagaccccatgacatTTCTCACATATTGATACGTTAGCATCATatttttcccctcaatctacacacaattccccaatATAATGACAAGCAAAAACAGATGTTTTGAAAATTTGGCCAAATGTATAAATAACTGAAATActacatttgcataagtattcagaccctttactcagtactttgttgaagtgccTTTGGCAGTgcttacagcctagagtcttcttggcacagctatatttggggagtttctcacattctctggagatcctctcaatctgtcaggttggatgaggagtgttggctgcgcagctattttcaggtctctccagagatgtttgatcgtggtcaagtccgggctctggttgggccactcaaggacattgagacttctcCCGTGTGCTTAGGgtttttgtcctgttggaaggtgaaccatctccccagtctgaggtcctgagcgctctggagcaggttttcaaggatctctctgtacgttgctctgttcatctttccctcgatcctgactagtcttccatccctgcctctgaaaaacatccccacaacatgatgctgccaccaacatgcttcacttTAGGGATTgtcccaggtttcctccagaaatattgcttggcattcaggccaaagagtttactattggtttcatctgaccagagaatcttgtttctcatggtcagagtcctttaggtgccttctggcaaactaagcgggctgtcatgtgccttttactgaagagtggtttc is a window encoding:
- the LOC118365179 gene encoding 26S proteasome non-ATPase regulatory subunit 3-like; this translates as MKETTAKRREKPKDSKAEKQKDAGPEPQDVEMPEEDSATAEKKPKELDTLTLEDIKEHVKQIEKAVSGKEPRFVLRALRALPSTSRRLNPNVLHKAVSGFYTSNAAGKEFLLSFLEEPMDTEGDVQFRPRTGKAAATPLIPEAEAYLQLLLLVYLTNNKRYTEAQKVSDELLQKIGPQNRRALDLVAAKCYYYHSRVYEFLNQLDTVRSFLHTRLRTATLRHDADGQATLLNLLLRNYLQYNLYDQAEKLVSKSVFPELANNNEWARYLYYTGRIKAIQLEYTEARRTLTNALRKAPQHTAVGFKQTVHKLLIVVELLLGEIPDRLQFRQAPLKRSLAPYFLLTQAVRTGNLAKFNQALDQFGEKFQADGTYTLIIRLRHNVIKTGVRMISLSYSRISLADIAQKLQLDSPEDAEFIVAKAIRDGVIEASINHEKGYVQSKETMDIYGTREPQLAFHQRISFCLDIHNMSVKAMRFPPKAYNKDLESAEERREREQQDLEFAKEMAEDDDDSFP